TACTCAAACTCTATGTATCCATCTATATATTGTATTCTCTTGATTTTATTTTTCATATATTTAGTATGCATTTTCCATATATTCCATGATATCCACACCTTTATTAGAGTTTTTGTAGACATTTTATAGATAATCGGGAGCAGGGAATTTGACATTATCGTTTTGATAAACGTGATGCTCTATCTATAATTTTTCTGTCTCGAGTTCCACTCGAAGACCACTCGATTATTTATTTTCATATACAATACGGTTATGACAGGAACGGTTTGCTTTTCCAACTAAAATAATCATACTTTTCTTTTCTCTTTTGGTCAATTATTGTTCTTAAACGATACATTTAGTCTTTCAGTCTGCTTAACAGCATCTGATAATGCCGCTGTCCGATATGCCGTCCAGCACGTTGCAGTCCATCCACGCATTCTCTGACCTCATCTGAAGTTAATTCTTGTTCCTCATAGGCAGCCATAAGAACCCCTATTGTTCCCATGATTCTAAGCCCCATCTGAGTTGATACGTTTCTGCCTTTTGCTTCATCCATCAATAACAAATCTGCTTTTAGCTCATCTGTCAGAACAATTGCTTCACTCTCACCCTGGTCAAGACCTGTTGCTCTTTTTAATATATTGGCTGATTCCGGATTATTTACAGGCTTCACTACGATGAACTTCTTCTGTCTAATCTGGTCAGCTTCCAATTGGAAACGTTCATCAATTGTCAACTCTTCAAATACGGCCTGTGGAATCAGAACATCTCCAAACAGTTTTTCCAGTAAATCTATTCGATTGATTTTAAGAAGTGATATCAGCGGTGTTGTGTCGGAGATAACAATCATACCGTAGTCTCCTTCTTTTTGAGTTCTCTGAATGTATTCAGTTCATCATCCAAATCATCCATCGTCATATCAAAATAAGAATATCCCAGTTTATCATACAAATCAATTAACTCTGATTTTCTTATTCCCAAAATTTCAGCTGCATGACCATGAGATATCGTCTGATTTAATATATATGGATACAGCAACAGCGCATTTCGGGTAAGCTCTGTTTCTGGATTCATAGTTACCAGATATTTTGACATTCCTACCGGAACTTTAATAGTTACAGATTCTGTTGTTACCATAACATCACGCCCTTTCTATTAGAAATCCTTGTTTGCCTTCTTTTTTTATATTATATCTATTATTTGGATTTTCTACAACTGATTTTTCATCTAGAAATACTTTGCAACGTAACTAAGCCACTCTATTTCCCATAAAAATAAGGCTCCAAACCTACTATGTAGATTCAGAGCCTTACTGATATTCTAGTTATCCATTTTTACAAAAATAGAATATTGAGGTTTGCGAACAAACAACAGGTACTATTCAAACTCGGCAAGTCCAAAGCTATTCTTAAATATATTTGTTTAAGTTTTATATCTTTTTTGCCATTATTTCATTTCTGTTGCATATATTATTTTGGCTCGCTGATTTTCTGTTGCCAATTTGTTGCCATTTCATTATAACTGCGTTGAAATTGCTTCGCAATCATTATTTTGAATATATCACATAATTTCTTGAAAACAAATATACATAATACCGTTTTCTTCTCTTTAAGAATGTTCTACCAATACTCGGTACAGACTGCGTGGACTTATGTCAATATTATTCTTTTATTTAGTCAGCAATAGATTTTTGAAATTATTAAAAACAACTCGTATTAATTCTGGTTCATCCAGCGATTTTGCTATAAGTTCATACTCTTCCAGCAATAATGATGGTGAAAACTTTTTTCCATTTACTTTTGAATATGGTCCATCACTTTCTACCAACAATCTATCTTTCGGAATTGCATTCACAACATCCATATTTTTTACCATACTTGCATTTACCGAAAAATAACATCCTAAGTGAATAAAATCTTTTTGAAGTTCAACATTTCCAGTATACCAATGCAATATACATCTTCTCGGACAATATTTGCTCAAAATTTTTAAAGCAATTTCTTCTGCACCCCTTATATGGATTGACATTACTTTATTCTTTTCAGAACAAGCCTCAACAATTTTTTCAAACCACTTTATCTGCTGATTTTTTCCTATCCCTGTTCTTTTTGTAAAATCCAATCCAATCTCACCAACATATTCTGTTTGTGGCAGCATCTTCATGAAGTCTCTTAAATCCTTCTCTTTTAAATCTGTATTGAGTGGATGAAACCCCAATGCGAATTTAATATATTTATTATCACCAAATATATTCTTACAGCTTAAAAATACACCTGGTGAATTTGTCATGCATAATGTATACTGTTTTTCCCCGACAATTAATTTATAAATCTCATTATAATTCTTATACATATCCAAATGGAAATGAGTATCAATCAGTCCTTGCACATTTTTCTCCTATGAATCCCTTTATTTCATCATCTTCCGATAATAACTCTGTCAGATCTTCCATTGTTGATTTATAAACTCGCAAAAACTTTTGAACCGATTCTTCATCCAGTTTTCCCGAACATCTTATCATATCTTTTAAGCCCTCATCATCAATTTTTTTATATCTATATAAAGTACTAATCACGGCACGCAAATCATTTGCCTTTTGATTGTTAGAGTTATTCTTCAAAAATTCTGAGGCACTCTCAGTGTACCAGTATCGGAAATCCTTTATATCAAGCAGGGAGCTTTTACGTATTAAACATGGATAACAATACCCACAATTTATTGGATAATCTGGATTCCGCTCTTTATCATATCTAGCCAAACAAGGGTGAGAACATGAAATAGTATCCATATAATGTTTTTTAAATGCTTCCGTATTTTTTACTTCATTCACGATTTCTCTCTTTGTTGAATAGGCATAAAAGTTCTGAATTGGATTTTTTATTCCAACCATATGTAAGATATCCAAAAAACGTCCTAAAAAATATGGATGAGTAGTTCTCGTACTGCAAGTGCCTTTTCTACTATTAGTCAATGGGATATTTAATCCAATGAATCCATTTTCTGGTATATAAACCGGCATATCATTGCCAAGAATACCAGCTATTGATAACGCTGCACACAAAAATAACAGAGATCTTCCCCGAGACGTATCTTCATGTTTTTTCAAACGTTCCCCATCCATTGTAATAGGGGCACGTGAATTAGCAGAGAATCCGATAAAACGCACTTTCTGATTCGAATATCTCTCCTGAAACGTTAAAACAAAGTTTTCCTGTTTTTTCTTCAATTTGGGATATTCATTATGACCTACTAAGCAAGGCGATTTTCCTTCCTCCAACAATTTTATTGCTCCACAAAAGGAATCTAAACCGCCAGAGAATAAACATATACAATCACAGCCCTTTATATCAAGATGAATCCGGTTTGGGTATTCACGTTTGCTATACATTTTTTCGCACTGTCTAAAATGAATATCCCATTTATCACCTGTAAGAAATCCTAATGTTTGATTCCAGTATTCTTCTGTTCCATGCCATTTACTCATTTGTAATACTGGAATTGATACACTAAGTTCTCTTGTCCAACAATCTGGAAATAATCTTCTCGAAACTCTTTTATCTATCGCAAAGACACTAATACCTATGATAAATAAATCTTCATAAATTTCTGGTATAGCCATGCAGTCCATTCTATACCAGATATCTGTAATACCTGAAAAAATAGTGCTGTATTTTTTTCTCGTCAATGTAAAAACGTAAGAATCATTCCACTCTGCATTTGGGTGCATTTCGTTTTCTTTATCTATCCATACTCTCATTTTCTATGCCTCTCCATAAAACAATTCAAATACCTGGTACGCATCTTCAAGTGACCTTTTTACTACCTCTGATGATTGCAAG
This Anaerobutyricum hallii DNA region includes the following protein-coding sequences:
- a CDS encoding DUF3368 domain-containing protein, giving the protein MIVISDTTPLISLLKINRIDLLEKLFGDVLIPQAVFEELTIDERFQLEADQIRQKKFIVVKPVNNPESANILKRATGLDQGESEAIVLTDELKADLLLMDEAKGRNVSTQMGLRIMGTIGVLMAAYEEQELTSDEVRECVDGLQRAGRHIGQRHYQMLLSRLKD
- the qatC gene encoding Qat anti-phage system QueC-like protein QatC, which gives rise to MRVWIDKENEMHPNAEWNDSYVFTLTRKKYSTIFSGITDIWYRMDCMAIPEIYEDLFIIGISVFAIDKRVSRRLFPDCWTRELSVSIPVLQMSKWHGTEEYWNQTLGFLTGDKWDIHFRQCEKMYSKREYPNRIHLDIKGCDCICLFSGGLDSFCGAIKLLEEGKSPCLVGHNEYPKLKKKQENFVLTFQERYSNQKVRFIGFSANSRAPITMDGERLKKHEDTSRGRSLLFLCAALSIAGILGNDMPVYIPENGFIGLNIPLTNSRKGTCSTRTTHPYFLGRFLDILHMVGIKNPIQNFYAYSTKREIVNEVKNTEAFKKHYMDTISCSHPCLARYDKERNPDYPINCGYCYPCLIRKSSLLDIKDFRYWYTESASEFLKNNSNNQKANDLRAVISTLYRYKKIDDEGLKDMIRCSGKLDEESVQKFLRVYKSTMEDLTELLSEDDEIKGFIGEKCARTD
- a CDS encoding TatD family hydrolase — encoded protein: MQGLIDTHFHLDMYKNYNEIYKLIVGEKQYTLCMTNSPGVFLSCKNIFGDNKYIKFALGFHPLNTDLKEKDLRDFMKMLPQTEYVGEIGLDFTKRTGIGKNQQIKWFEKIVEACSEKNKVMSIHIRGAEEIALKILSKYCPRRCILHWYTGNVELQKDFIHLGCYFSVNASMVKNMDVVNAIPKDRLLVESDGPYSKVNGKKFSPSLLLEEYELIAKSLDEPELIRVVFNNFKNLLLTK